A genomic stretch from Sphaerodactylus townsendi isolate TG3544 linkage group LG15, MPM_Stown_v2.3, whole genome shotgun sequence includes:
- the LOC125444258 gene encoding vomeronasal type-2 receptor 26-like encodes MVTKFYQHSLALAFAIKEINESPRILSNVTLGFNIYDSYYYEKMTYRTTLDLLFKSLRLVPNYKCSASKKLLAVVGGLGCDTSIYISHVLSLYKIPQFLFGSCATELRKFPFPYHVATEVTHQNMGIIWLLQHFGWRWIGLFVVDDDSGEHFITMMKLLLPQHGICPAFIEQIGQNRRLNGVTEITSMLSKMCQLFKLSRVSVYIVYGDNRTMALLINIIQALYDDYKELTSMGKVWITTSHIDFAVSRIERHLKLDFFYGSISLTIHSQELPEFEKFLHTVKPDGTLKDGFFKAFWKQAFECVLPDSSDYSLSCTGKEKLDSLPSPVFEMRMTGHSYGVYNAVLAVAHALQALYESQSNCRSVFECRNTEFHDPQPWQLHRFLQGISFNNSAGETWSLDENRGMGTGFDITNIVTFPNNSLIRMKVGRVDPKALDRKKVTLREDLLVWHKAFNQVMPVSRCSGSCQPGSQKRKKEGEQFCCYECASCPEGQISIQKDMDDCSACPEDQYPNQDQDRCIPKMITFLSYKEPMGIGLASAAVSLSLITVLTLRTFIKHKETPIVKANNQRVTYALLVSLLLCFLCPFLFLGRPSKLTCFLRQSAFGITFSTAVSCVLAKTVTVVLAFMATKPGSSMRKWLGKTLTNSLVLSCSMIQICSCATWLGTTPPFPDLDTRSMTEEIVAQCNEGSVVMFYIVLGYMGLLSFISFLVAFLARKLPDSFNEAKFITFSMLMFCSVWLCFLPTYLSTKGKYMVAVEIFSILASGAGLLCCIFFPKCYIIVLRPGMNQREQVLTRKYE; translated from the exons ATGGTGACAAAGTTCTACCAGCACAGCCTTGCCTTGGCATTTGCCATAAAGGAGATCAATGAAAGTCCCAGGATCTTGTCAAACGTCACTCTCGGGTTCAACATCTATGACAGTTACTATTACGAGAAGATGACTTATCGTACCACTCTGGACTTGCTTTTCAAATCTCTCCGATTAGTTCCTAACTACAAGTGTTCAGCCTCCAAAAAACTACTTGCTGTTGTGGGAGGACTGGGCTGCGATACCTCCATTTATATTTCACACGTCTTAAGTCTCTACAAGATTCCGCAG TTCCTGTTTGGGTCATGTGCTACAGAGCTGAGGAAGTTTCCCTTTCCTTACCACGTGGCTACCGAAGTAACCCATCAGAATATGGGGATTATCTGGCTACTTCAGCATTTTGGGTGGAGATGGATTGGACTGTTTGTGGTGGATGACGACAGTGGAGAACATTTCATAACCATGATGAAACTGTTGCTTCCCCAACATGGCATATGCCCGGCTTTCATAGAACAAATAGGCCAAAATAGGCGCCTTAATGGGGTGACTGAAATAACTAGCATGCTCTCAAAAATGTGTCAACTTTTCAAATTGAGTAGAGTCAGTGTATATATTGTCTATGGGGATAATCGGACCATGGCATTATTGAtcaatataatacaagccctgtatGATGACTATAAGGAACTTACATCAATGGGAAAGGTGTGGATTACAACCAGCCATATTGATTTTGCTGTATCACGAATTGAGAGGCACTTAAAGCTGGACTTTTTCTATGGCTCCATTTCCTTGACAATTCACTCGCAGGAGCTTCCGGAGTTTGAGAAATTTCTCCACACTGTAAAACCTGACGGGACATTAAAAGATGGTTTTTTCAAAGCCTTCTGGAAACAAGCATTTGAGTGCGTGTTGCCAGATTCTTCCGATTACAGTTTGAGCTGTACTGGAAAGGAGAAGCTGGACAGTCTTCCTAGTCCTGTTTTTGAAATGCGCATGACTGGCCATAGCTATGGCGTCTACAATGCAGTCTTGGCTGTGGCGCATGCTCTGCAGGCCTTGTACGAATCTCAATCCAATTGCCGATCAGTCTTCGAATGCAGAAATACTGAATTCCACGATCCTCAACCTTGGCAG CTCCACCGATTTCTCCAAGGCATTTCATTTAACAATTCAGCTGGAGAAACCTGGTCTTTGGATGAGAACAGGGGAATGGGAACTGGATTTGACATCACGAACATCGTCACCTTTCCCAACAATTCCCTCATTAGAATGAAAGTTGGGAGGGTGGATCCCAAAGCTcttgacaggaagaaagtcaCTCTTCGTGAGGATTTACTTGTGTGGCATAAAGCGTTTAACCAG GTGATGCCTGTTTCGAGATGTAGTGGCTCCTGTCAGCCCGGTtctcagaaaagaaagaaagaaggggagcaATTTTGCTGCTACGAATGCGCTTCTTGCCCTGAAGGGCAGATTTCGATTCAGAAAG acatGGATGACTGTTCTGCATGTCCAGAAGATCAGTATCCCAACCAGGACCAAGACCGATGTATTCCCAAGATgatcacttttctctcctataaagaacCAATGGGGATCGGGTTGGCTTCAGCGGCTGTTTCTTTGTCCCTGATCACAGTGTTGACATTAAGAACTTTTATTAAGCACAAAGAGACGCCCattgtcaaagccaacaaccagcgTGTCACCTACGCTCTTCTGGTCTCTCTCCTGCTTTGCTTCCTCTGTCCGTTCCTCTTCCTTGGAAGACCAAGCAAGCTGACCTGCTTCCTCCGACAATCTGCTTTCGGCATTACTTTCTCCACGGCCGTTTCTTGTGTTTTGGCCAAAACCGTCACGGTGGTTCTAGCATTCATGGCCACCAAGCCAGGGTCCAGCATGAGGAAATGGCTAGGGAAAACTCTGACCAACTCTCTCGTCCTCTCCTGTTCCATGATCCAAATCTGTAGCTGTGCCACGTGGCTAGGAACGACTCCCCCGTTCCCAGATTTGGACACAAGATCAATGACTGAAGAGATAGTAGCGCAGTGCAACGAAGGGTCTGTTGTGATGTTTTACATTGTCCTGGGCTATATGGGGCTTTTGTCTTTCATAAGCTTCCTGGTGGCGTTCTTGGCCAGGAAGTTGCCCGACAGTTTTAACGAGGCCAagttcatcaccttcagcatgctgATGTTTTGCAGCGTTTGGCTGTGTTTCCTTCCAACGTACCTCAGCACCAAAGGGAAATATATGGTGGCAgtggagatcttctccatcttggccTCTGGTGCTGGGTTGCTATGCTGTATCTTTTTCCCCAAATGCTACATTATAGTTCTGAGACCTGGGATGAACCAAAGAGAGCAAGTGCTAACAAGAAAATATGAATGA